In a single window of the Coffea eugenioides isolate CCC68of chromosome 3, Ceug_1.0, whole genome shotgun sequence genome:
- the LOC113766836 gene encoding 26S proteasome non-ATPase regulatory subunit 11 homolog yields MKNPPKGKSSSQRRSDVRAKKACMQNKATTTLLTQASEATSPSEPISIYYHILANLSSSPEALTIKKQPISNLTDLLRQENKAKKLNNLLTQLQPFFSLIPKAKSPKLFVEFLIRWPNYLAHLIFRLPYARKLCNGRVMRTKISFVCALRQNSQLF; encoded by the exons ATGAAAAATCCTCCAAAAG GCAAAAGCTCAAGCCAAAGGAGATCAGACGTCCGAGCAAAGAAGGCTTGCATGCAAAACAAAG CTACCACTACTTTACTTACACAAGCTTCTGAAGCCACTAGCCCTTCTGAGCCAATTTCTATCTATTACCACATACTTGCCAACCTTTCATCTTCTCCAGAGGCCTTAACAATAAAGAAGCAGCCCATCTCCAATCTCACTGATTTGCTTAGACAGGAAAATAAGGCAAAAAAACTTAATAACCTTCTGACACAACTTcagcccttcttttccttgaTCCCCAAAGCAAAAAGTCCAAAATTGTTCGTGGAATTCTTGATACGCTGGCCAAACTACCTGGCACATCTAATCTTCAGATTGCCCTATGCAAGAAAATTGTGCAATGGACGCGTAATGAGAACCAAAATTTCCTTTGTCTGTGCACTGAGGCAAAACTCGCAGCTCTTTTGA